A stretch of the Panicum virgatum strain AP13 chromosome 9N, P.virgatum_v5, whole genome shotgun sequence genome encodes the following:
- the LOC120690801 gene encoding glucosamine inositolphosphorylceramide transferase 1-like isoform X3, with amino-acid sequence MFFETKDPVTLQGDIAAAISKDAGATWQQLGVVLDEKWHLSYPYVFSYENKTYMVPESSKKGNLRLYYAVDFPFNWKLEKVLMERPLVDSVVINFQGSYWLLGSDISSYGSKQRGELCIWYSSSPLGPWNPHKQNPAHNNKDNRPSARNGGRPFIYNGNLYRIGKDRGAESGYNIQVFKVEVLTANQYKEVAVSFDLEKPFKGRNAWNGARSHHLDIQQHPLGQLWIGVMDGDRVPLGDSVHRLTVGYMFYGVASISVLLLGVLIGAIKCILPLRWYLPHTEKRSDTLKTEKQVFLCHKFSSLICNVNKLGSLIGGRINYRGRKGRVYIAVILLILVVLTCFGTHFIFGGNGAEESYPVKGRYSQFTLLTMTYDARLWNLKMFVEHYSKCASVREIVVVWNKGRPPSLGELKSMVPVRIRIENKNTLNNRFNIDKEIKTKAVMELDDDIMMTCDDLERGFKVWREHPDRIVGYYPRLAEGRPLEYRNERYARQQGGYNIILTGAAFMDHELAFKRYWSEEAEIGRQIVDSFFNCEDVLLNFLFANESSTSTVEYVKPAWAIDMSKFSGVAISRNTQAHYHIRSKCLAIFSGIYGNLTSKRFFNSRGDGWDA; translated from the exons ATGTTTTTCGAGACTAAAGACCCTGTTACTTTACAAGGCGACATTGCTGCTGCCATTAGCAAGGATGCCGGTGCAACATGGCAGCAGCTGGGTGTAGTGTTGGATGAGAAGTGGCACCTTTCTTATCCTTATGTGTTTAGCTATGAAAACAAG ACATACATGGTGCCTGAAAGCAGCAAAAAAGGGAACCTTCGATTGTATTACGCTGTGGATTTTCCCTTTAACTGGAAATTAGAAAAAGTCCTTATGGAGAGGCCACTTGTAGATTCAGTCGTCATAAATTTCCAGGGTTCCTATTGGCTCCTTGGATCTGATATAAGTTCTTATGGCTCGAAGCAGAGAGGAGAACTCTGTATTTGGTACAGCAGCTCTCCTCTTGGTCCATGGAACCCGCACAAGCAGAACCCAGCTCATAATAATAAGGACAACAGGCCGAGTGCCAGAAATGGAGGCAGGCCATTCATCTACAATGGCAATCTTTATCGCATAGGCAAAGACCGTGGTGCTGAATCTGGCTATAATATCCAAGTGTTCAaagttgaagtcctgacagcaaATCAATACAAGGAAGTTGCGGTCTCGTTTGACCTTGAGAAACCCTTCAAGGGCCGAAATGCATGGAATGGTGCAAGATCCCATCACCTTGATATCCAGCAGCATCCATTAGGTCAGCTTTGGATTGGGGTAATGGATGGAGACAGAGTGCCCTTGGGTGACTCGGTTCATCGTCTCACTGTAGGCTACATGTTTTATGGTGTTGCTTCGATTTCAGTTCTGCTTCTCGGTGTGCTTATTGGTGCGATCAAGTGCATCTTACCACTCAGATGGTATTTACCACATACTGAAAAACGGAGTGACACCTTGAAAACTGAGAAGCAGGTCTTTCTATGCCATAAGTTTAGTTCGCTTATCTGCAATGTTAACAAGTTGGGATCTCTTATTGGTGGAAGAATTAATTACAGAGGTCGGAAAGGCAGAGTTTACATAGCTGTAATATTATTGATATTAGTGGTCCTAACCTGTTTTGGGACTCACTTTATCTTTGGTGGCAATGGAGCAGAAGAGTCGTATCCTGTTAAGGGCAGGTATTCACAGTTCACATTGTTGACCATGACGTATGATGCCCGACTTTGGAATCTGAAGATGTTTGTGGAGCATTACTCCAAATGTGCATCAGTCAGGGAGATTGTAGTGGTCTGGAACAAAGGTCGACCCCCATCCCTAGGTGAATTGAAGTCGATGGTGCCTGTTAGGATCAGAATTGAAAATAAAAACACACTAAACAACAGATTCAACATAGACAAAGAAATTAAGACAAAAGCTGTTATGGAGCTTGATGATGATATCATGATGACATGTGATGACTTAGAGCGTGGATTCAAGGTTTGGAGGGAGCATCCTGATAGGATTGTTGGTTACTATCCACGCCTTGCTGAGGGCAGGCCTCTGGAATACCGCAACGAGAGGTATGCTCGGCAACAAGGAGGTTATAACATCATACTGACAGGAGCAGCATTTATGGATCATGAGCTGGCCTTTAAGAGATACTGGAGCGAAGAGGCTGAAATAGGAAGGCAGATTGTTGATAGTTTCTTTAATTGTGAGGATGTTCTCCTGAATTTCCTGTTTGCAAATGAAAGCTCGACGAGTACAGTGGAGTATGTAAAACCAGCTTGGGCAATTGATATGTCTAAGTTCTCAGGAGTAGCCATTAGTCGTAACACACAGGCACATTACCATATTAGGAGTAAATGCCTTGCTATATTTTCAGGAATCTATGGGAATTTGACTTCCAAGAGGTTCTTTAACAGCCGAGGTGATGGCTGGGATGCATAA
- the LOC120690801 gene encoding glucosamine inositolphosphorylceramide transferase 1-like isoform X2: MQSSPPLPAVGAHRRRQPPAPSAPAYLAATLSFLVLAALAYSRAAFPRFPHPPATRLCRTDAEGSWSAGVFLGDSPFSLKPIEHVTSSPMGDLQWRWSGVAGGEPSGDVRGRGGGWIPQQLRRQPLSLHPGDIAAAISKDAGATWQQLGVVLDEKWHLSYPYVFSYENKTYMVPESSKKGNLRLYYAVDFPFNWKLEKVLMERPLVDSVVINFQGSYWLLGSDISSYGSKQRGELCIWYSSSPLGPWNPHKQNPAHNNKDNRPSARNGGRPFIYNGNLYRIGKDRGAESGYNIQVFKVEVLTANQYKEVAVSFDLEKPFKGRNAWNGARSHHLDIQQHPLGQLWIGVMDGDRVPLGDSVHRLTVGYMFYGVASISVLLLGVLIGAIKCILPLRWYLPHTEKRSDTLKTEKQVFLCHKFSSLICNVNKLGSLIGGRINYRGRKGRVYIAVILLILVVLTCFGTHFIFGGNGAEESYPVKGRYSQFTLLTMTYDARLWNLKMFVEHYSKCASVREIVVVWNKGRPPSLGELKSMVPVRIRIENKNTLNNRFNIDKEIKTKAVMELDDDIMMTCDDLERGFKVWREHPDRIVGYYPRLAEGRPLEYRNERYARQQGGYNIILTGAAFMDHELAFKRYWSEEAEIGRQIVDSFFNCEDVLLNFLFANESSTSTVEYVKPAWAIDMSKFSGVAISRNTQAHYHIRSKCLAIFSGIYGNLTSKRFFNSRGDGWDA; the protein is encoded by the exons ATGCAGTCGTCACCCCCTCTGCCGGCGGTGGGagcgcatcgccgccgccagcctccAGCGCCATCCGCTCCCGCCTACCTCGCCGCGACGCTGTCGTTCCTCGTTCTCGCAGCGCTCGCCTActcccgcgccgccttcccCCGCTTCCCGCACCCGCCGGCCacccgcctgtgccgcaccgaCGCCGAGGGTTCCTGGTCCGCCGGCGTATTCCTCGGGGACTCCCCCTTCTCCCTCAAGCCAATCGAGCACGTAACCAGCTCCCCCA TGGGGGATCTCCAGTggcggtggagcggcgtggccgGTGGCGAACCCAGTGGTGACGTGCGCGGACGTGGCGGGGGCTGGATTCCCCAGCAGCTTCGTCGCCAACCCCTTTCTCTTCATCCAG GCGACATTGCTGCTGCCATTAGCAAGGATGCCGGTGCAACATGGCAGCAGCTGGGTGTAGTGTTGGATGAGAAGTGGCACCTTTCTTATCCTTATGTGTTTAGCTATGAAAACAAG ACATACATGGTGCCTGAAAGCAGCAAAAAAGGGAACCTTCGATTGTATTACGCTGTGGATTTTCCCTTTAACTGGAAATTAGAAAAAGTCCTTATGGAGAGGCCACTTGTAGATTCAGTCGTCATAAATTTCCAGGGTTCCTATTGGCTCCTTGGATCTGATATAAGTTCTTATGGCTCGAAGCAGAGAGGAGAACTCTGTATTTGGTACAGCAGCTCTCCTCTTGGTCCATGGAACCCGCACAAGCAGAACCCAGCTCATAATAATAAGGACAACAGGCCGAGTGCCAGAAATGGAGGCAGGCCATTCATCTACAATGGCAATCTTTATCGCATAGGCAAAGACCGTGGTGCTGAATCTGGCTATAATATCCAAGTGTTCAaagttgaagtcctgacagcaaATCAATACAAGGAAGTTGCGGTCTCGTTTGACCTTGAGAAACCCTTCAAGGGCCGAAATGCATGGAATGGTGCAAGATCCCATCACCTTGATATCCAGCAGCATCCATTAGGTCAGCTTTGGATTGGGGTAATGGATGGAGACAGAGTGCCCTTGGGTGACTCGGTTCATCGTCTCACTGTAGGCTACATGTTTTATGGTGTTGCTTCGATTTCAGTTCTGCTTCTCGGTGTGCTTATTGGTGCGATCAAGTGCATCTTACCACTCAGATGGTATTTACCACATACTGAAAAACGGAGTGACACCTTGAAAACTGAGAAGCAGGTCTTTCTATGCCATAAGTTTAGTTCGCTTATCTGCAATGTTAACAAGTTGGGATCTCTTATTGGTGGAAGAATTAATTACAGAGGTCGGAAAGGCAGAGTTTACATAGCTGTAATATTATTGATATTAGTGGTCCTAACCTGTTTTGGGACTCACTTTATCTTTGGTGGCAATGGAGCAGAAGAGTCGTATCCTGTTAAGGGCAGGTATTCACAGTTCACATTGTTGACCATGACGTATGATGCCCGACTTTGGAATCTGAAGATGTTTGTGGAGCATTACTCCAAATGTGCATCAGTCAGGGAGATTGTAGTGGTCTGGAACAAAGGTCGACCCCCATCCCTAGGTGAATTGAAGTCGATGGTGCCTGTTAGGATCAGAATTGAAAATAAAAACACACTAAACAACAGATTCAACATAGACAAAGAAATTAAGACAAAAGCTGTTATGGAGCTTGATGATGATATCATGATGACATGTGATGACTTAGAGCGTGGATTCAAGGTTTGGAGGGAGCATCCTGATAGGATTGTTGGTTACTATCCACGCCTTGCTGAGGGCAGGCCTCTGGAATACCGCAACGAGAGGTATGCTCGGCAACAAGGAGGTTATAACATCATACTGACAGGAGCAGCATTTATGGATCATGAGCTGGCCTTTAAGAGATACTGGAGCGAAGAGGCTGAAATAGGAAGGCAGATTGTTGATAGTTTCTTTAATTGTGAGGATGTTCTCCTGAATTTCCTGTTTGCAAATGAAAGCTCGACGAGTACAGTGGAGTATGTAAAACCAGCTTGGGCAATTGATATGTCTAAGTTCTCAGGAGTAGCCATTAGTCGTAACACACAGGCACATTACCATATTAGGAGTAAATGCCTTGCTATATTTTCAGGAATCTATGGGAATTTGACTTCCAAGAGGTTCTTTAACAGCCGAGGTGATGGCTGGGATGCATAA
- the LOC120690801 gene encoding glucosamine inositolphosphorylceramide transferase 1-like isoform X1: protein MQSSPPLPAVGAHRRRQPPAPSAPAYLAATLSFLVLAALAYSRAAFPRFPHPPATRLCRTDAEGSWSAGVFLGDSPFSLKPIEHWGISSGGGAAWPVANPVVTCADVAGAGFPSSFVANPFLFIQGDAIYMFFETKDPVTLQGDIAAAISKDAGATWQQLGVVLDEKWHLSYPYVFSYENKTYMVPESSKKGNLRLYYAVDFPFNWKLEKVLMERPLVDSVVINFQGSYWLLGSDISSYGSKQRGELCIWYSSSPLGPWNPHKQNPAHNNKDNRPSARNGGRPFIYNGNLYRIGKDRGAESGYNIQVFKVEVLTANQYKEVAVSFDLEKPFKGRNAWNGARSHHLDIQQHPLGQLWIGVMDGDRVPLGDSVHRLTVGYMFYGVASISVLLLGVLIGAIKCILPLRWYLPHTEKRSDTLKTEKQVFLCHKFSSLICNVNKLGSLIGGRINYRGRKGRVYIAVILLILVVLTCFGTHFIFGGNGAEESYPVKGRYSQFTLLTMTYDARLWNLKMFVEHYSKCASVREIVVVWNKGRPPSLGELKSMVPVRIRIENKNTLNNRFNIDKEIKTKAVMELDDDIMMTCDDLERGFKVWREHPDRIVGYYPRLAEGRPLEYRNERYARQQGGYNIILTGAAFMDHELAFKRYWSEEAEIGRQIVDSFFNCEDVLLNFLFANESSTSTVEYVKPAWAIDMSKFSGVAISRNTQAHYHIRSKCLAIFSGIYGNLTSKRFFNSRGDGWDA, encoded by the exons ATGCAGTCGTCACCCCCTCTGCCGGCGGTGGGagcgcatcgccgccgccagcctccAGCGCCATCCGCTCCCGCCTACCTCGCCGCGACGCTGTCGTTCCTCGTTCTCGCAGCGCTCGCCTActcccgcgccgccttcccCCGCTTCCCGCACCCGCCGGCCacccgcctgtgccgcaccgaCGCCGAGGGTTCCTGGTCCGCCGGCGTATTCCTCGGGGACTCCCCCTTCTCCCTCAAGCCAATCGAGCAC TGGGGGATCTCCAGTggcggtggagcggcgtggccgGTGGCGAACCCAGTGGTGACGTGCGCGGACGTGGCGGGGGCTGGATTCCCCAGCAGCTTCGTCGCCAACCCCTTTCTCTTCATCCAG GGGGATGCCATTTATATGTTTTTCGAGACTAAAGACCCTGTTACTTTACAAGGCGACATTGCTGCTGCCATTAGCAAGGATGCCGGTGCAACATGGCAGCAGCTGGGTGTAGTGTTGGATGAGAAGTGGCACCTTTCTTATCCTTATGTGTTTAGCTATGAAAACAAG ACATACATGGTGCCTGAAAGCAGCAAAAAAGGGAACCTTCGATTGTATTACGCTGTGGATTTTCCCTTTAACTGGAAATTAGAAAAAGTCCTTATGGAGAGGCCACTTGTAGATTCAGTCGTCATAAATTTCCAGGGTTCCTATTGGCTCCTTGGATCTGATATAAGTTCTTATGGCTCGAAGCAGAGAGGAGAACTCTGTATTTGGTACAGCAGCTCTCCTCTTGGTCCATGGAACCCGCACAAGCAGAACCCAGCTCATAATAATAAGGACAACAGGCCGAGTGCCAGAAATGGAGGCAGGCCATTCATCTACAATGGCAATCTTTATCGCATAGGCAAAGACCGTGGTGCTGAATCTGGCTATAATATCCAAGTGTTCAaagttgaagtcctgacagcaaATCAATACAAGGAAGTTGCGGTCTCGTTTGACCTTGAGAAACCCTTCAAGGGCCGAAATGCATGGAATGGTGCAAGATCCCATCACCTTGATATCCAGCAGCATCCATTAGGTCAGCTTTGGATTGGGGTAATGGATGGAGACAGAGTGCCCTTGGGTGACTCGGTTCATCGTCTCACTGTAGGCTACATGTTTTATGGTGTTGCTTCGATTTCAGTTCTGCTTCTCGGTGTGCTTATTGGTGCGATCAAGTGCATCTTACCACTCAGATGGTATTTACCACATACTGAAAAACGGAGTGACACCTTGAAAACTGAGAAGCAGGTCTTTCTATGCCATAAGTTTAGTTCGCTTATCTGCAATGTTAACAAGTTGGGATCTCTTATTGGTGGAAGAATTAATTACAGAGGTCGGAAAGGCAGAGTTTACATAGCTGTAATATTATTGATATTAGTGGTCCTAACCTGTTTTGGGACTCACTTTATCTTTGGTGGCAATGGAGCAGAAGAGTCGTATCCTGTTAAGGGCAGGTATTCACAGTTCACATTGTTGACCATGACGTATGATGCCCGACTTTGGAATCTGAAGATGTTTGTGGAGCATTACTCCAAATGTGCATCAGTCAGGGAGATTGTAGTGGTCTGGAACAAAGGTCGACCCCCATCCCTAGGTGAATTGAAGTCGATGGTGCCTGTTAGGATCAGAATTGAAAATAAAAACACACTAAACAACAGATTCAACATAGACAAAGAAATTAAGACAAAAGCTGTTATGGAGCTTGATGATGATATCATGATGACATGTGATGACTTAGAGCGTGGATTCAAGGTTTGGAGGGAGCATCCTGATAGGATTGTTGGTTACTATCCACGCCTTGCTGAGGGCAGGCCTCTGGAATACCGCAACGAGAGGTATGCTCGGCAACAAGGAGGTTATAACATCATACTGACAGGAGCAGCATTTATGGATCATGAGCTGGCCTTTAAGAGATACTGGAGCGAAGAGGCTGAAATAGGAAGGCAGATTGTTGATAGTTTCTTTAATTGTGAGGATGTTCTCCTGAATTTCCTGTTTGCAAATGAAAGCTCGACGAGTACAGTGGAGTATGTAAAACCAGCTTGGGCAATTGATATGTCTAAGTTCTCAGGAGTAGCCATTAGTCGTAACACACAGGCACATTACCATATTAGGAGTAAATGCCTTGCTATATTTTCAGGAATCTATGGGAATTTGACTTCCAAGAGGTTCTTTAACAGCCGAGGTGATGGCTGGGATGCATAA
- the LOC120688717 gene encoding uncharacterized protein LOC120688717: protein MSTQCLPFLRPRPARGTAAVVAAPLLILVLAVASTVFLAEAGYHYWKIYLLELFDALRRTLCDNPPILEFEGHRYLSIKDAEDGTPPARTIKLHLAGCSDEDRVTLALSDADAGVMAFADGAGLWHAFPGFEPFFPNSTTLPFNASYDHLIGGHQNLPAVPLGRASALEAIRALSRPGATPEPGAEAAALVRLLMVMTSESLRWKPIREAFSGDWESETFITTEQAELVPRWVDLSYLVFRWEATGA, encoded by the exons ATGTCTACTCAGTGCTTGCCTTTCCTCCGTCCCCGGCCCGCCCGGGGCACTGCAGCGGTGGTGGCCGCGCCCCTCCTCATTCTAGTGCTGGCGGTAGCATCCACGGTGTTCCTCGCCGAGGCGGGGTACCACTACTGGAAAATATACTTATT GGAGCTGTTCGACGCGCTCCGCCGCACGTTGTGCGACAACCCGCCGATACTGGAGTTCGAGGGCCACAGGTACCTATCCATCAAGGACGCCGAGGACGGAACCCCGCCGGCGAGAACCATAAAGCTCCACCTCGCCGGCTGCTCCGACGAGGACCGCGTCACGCTGGCGCTCTcggacgccgacgccggcgtGATGGCCTTCGCCGACGGCGCCGGGCTCTGGCACGCGTTCCCCGGCTTCGAGCCATTCTTCCCCAACTCGACCACGCTCCCCTTCAACGCCTCATACGACCACCTCATCGGCGGCCACCAGAACCTCCCCGCGGTGCCTCTGGGGAGGGCGTCGGCGCTGGAGGCGATCCGGGCGCTCTCCCGCCCGGGCGCGACCCCGGAGCCCGGCgccgaggcagcggcgctggtcAGGCTTTTGATGGTCATGACGTCGGAGTCGCTGCGGTGGAAGCCGATCCGCGAGGCGTTCAGCGGGGATTGGGAGAGCGAGACCTTCATCACCACGGAGCAGGCTGAGCTCGTGCCGCGCTGGGTGGACCTGTCGTACCTCGTGTTTCGGTGGGAGGCGACTGGCGCGTGA